TCGGCCAGCGGCAGGTGTGTAGTTCACGATTTGCTTGACGGAAATGCCTCTTCGCGAACTCTTCCAAATATCTTCCGTCGGTGCCTCGGCGCCGTACACGCTCAGGCTGATTCCGACCGCGTAGACGCCGCCCGGCGCGAGGACCCGTCGGATCATCCGAAGGTGCCGAACCAATTCGGCATCGGACGCGACATGGCGGATCGAATTGATCGGGCAGAACGCCAATCCGACCGAATCCGCGCGAACTCTTCGGCCAAACGTGTCGAACCTGTCGCGCCACACCCGGATCGCAGAAGACTTGTTCGCGCCGAGCTCTCGCAAGCGCGCCATCGCAAACTTGACCATGTTCGCGTCGAGATCAAAGCCACGCACGATCCAACCGGCGCGTGCCAGCCGTTCGAGATACCGGCCCGTTCCGCAGGCGGGTTCGAGCGCGACGCGCGGCGCCGCCGCGCTCACGCGCTTCCAAACCCTGGCGAGCGTCCGTGCTTCGGAGTGCGTGCCGGGTTCGTGCAAGAGGTCGTAGATCACCGGATCGTCGTACAGCCCGGCTTGCCTCGACAGTTCTACGCCGAAGTCATCGCGAGCGACGAGACCATGTCCGGAAAGACCGGACGGGCGCTTCTTCGCTCGTGCTTGACGGTTGACTGCCAGTCGCTGGGCCATTCGTAATCATTCCCGCTCTCCCGCAGCGCGCTTCTCGCCAGGAAGTACATGTTGTGATGAATCGGCCAGGAGCCCATGATGTGATCCCGACGCAGGCAAACTTCGCGCCGTTCGGCGGGCATCGGGCGCGGCAAGTGGCAGCCACGGATCGCCGAAGCGCAGCTCGCGTAGCCTGCGTCGAACACCGCCCTGCCTGCGAGAGCACCGAATGTCTCCCACTTGCCGGTCGGCCAGGCGAAGTGTTTCACTCCGCCCAGACGCCGGCGAAGCACGTCGGCGGACAATTCCAGCTCGTCGATCGCCTGCTCGGCCGTAACGTCGGCCATATTCGGATGCGAATAGGTGTGACTTCCGATCTCGTGGCCGCGAGAGAGCATGTCTTCGATTTCCCCCCACGAGAGAACCTCCATTGCAGGGTAATGAAGCCTTGTCTCGGCAAAACGCTTCACGAGACGCCGGTCCGGCTCCCCCACGATCGCCGGGCAAACAAAGAAGCAGCCCTTGATCCCCAGCTCATCCATCACGCGCGAAGCGTTCAGGGTCGTCCGCAGCCCGTCGTCGAAACTCACGCACGCATAGGGGCGATCGATCTTCCCGGAATACACAAGTTCGACCGCCTTCGAATACGTGACAAACTCGTGCGTGCTGCCGATTTCCCTGAGCGTGTTTCTGAAGCCTTCGATCTCGTCGTCAAACACATGATGGAGATACACAAATTGGACGCGAGGTCGGCTCAGCACGCGCGGGAATTCTCCCGTGGCGCGCAACTTCGCAAAGTGCAACTCGATAAACCAATGTCGAGCCGCGCTCCGTATGGAGCGTTCATTCACATCGCAAGAACTTGTCGCAAACCCGTCCTGGCTCACCGGCGGCCTCTCCGATGTCCTTCGCCCGAACTACCGGACCAATGTCTCCGGCCCGACAAATCTGTGCGGCGACGCAACCTGTATTCGGGCGGACCTGGCGACGGATCAAGGATTAGGTATTTCGACTACCAATTCTACATGAAATGCAGATGAAACTGCACTAAACGGAAATTCCGTGTGTTGCAGTGTCTGCGTGTTTGTATTTTGTTTGGCCCAACGGCGCATTTTGTGTGGTACAACAACGAACTCCTCGAGTGCGTTCTTATGCGAAGACCTGCCATCAGCTTTGCGCTTGCTTCGATTCTGCCGCTGGGATCGGCAGCTCTCGCGGCTCCGAAGATTTCGGTCTCGCTCGAACCAAGCTCCGCCCCGGTGAACCGGCCGGGTCGCATGGTCGTTTTCCTGGTGAACTCAGACTCGGGGCTCGACGAGAAGACTGCGCCGATCGACGGACCGTTCTGGGAATCCGAGCAGCCGATTTTCGGAATGGATTTCGACTCCCTTCTGCCGGATCGAGAGATCGTGATCGATGCGGGAGCCGACGGATATCCCGGCAACGTTGGCGCGCTCAAGCGGGGAAAGTATCGCGCGCAGGCATGCGCGATCGTTCGACGCGAGGACAGCAACTGGAAGCGAGTGAGCGGCAATCTGTATTCTGAGCGTGGCGATCTCGAGATCGACGCGGACGGAAACGGGAGCGTCCGGCTCAAGCTCGATCGCCTCACGCAAGCCCCGGACCGAAAGTCGGTCGACGGCGTTGATTGGTTCGCGACACCTTCGACACTGCTGAGCGATTTTCGAGGCGAACCGGTCGAGTTGCGGGCCGGAGTCGTTTTTCCGCTCGAATACGACCCCTCCAAAAAATACCGCGCGATCTACTTCGTGCCCGGTTTTGGAGGCGACGACCTTGACGCCGCTCGCTTCGCGATCGAGCGCGCGAGTTCGACCGGCCCGGCGCGAGACCTCGCCAAGCAAACATTTCTGATCGTTCTGAACCCCGAGGGGCCAAACGGCCACACACTGTTCGCCGACTCCGCGAACAACGGGCCGTGCGCCAAGGCGCTCACGACCGAACTCATCCCCGCGCTCGAAAAGGAGTTTCCGCTGATCGCCAAGCCCGAGGCTCGCATCCTCCGCGGCCACTCGTCGGGCGGCTGGTCCACGATCTGGCTCGCGCTCACCGAACCAAACACCTTCGGCGTCGCGTGGTCCTCTTCGCCCGATCCAGTGGATTTCCGCAAGTTTCAGGTCGTGAACATCTACGACGAAGACAATTTCTACACCGCCCCCACCAAAACCGAGTCCGGTGCGCTCATGTGCGAAGACCGCCCGAGCTTTCGCGAACTCGATCGCACCACCGGCAAAGCTCGCAACGTCATGACCATCCGTCGCGAAGCGATGCAGGAGGATGTCCTCGGCCCCGACAACACCTCCGGCCAGCAATGGGATTCGTGGTTCGCCGTCTTCGGCCCGCGGAACGCCGCTGGCCATCCCGCGGCACTCTTCGATCCCGCAACCGGCGTCATCGATCACGCCGTAGCGGAGAAATATCGCGCCTTCGACATCGGCGCGATGGTTCGCGCCGACCCCGATCGCTACCTCCCGCTTTTGCGATACAACGTGCGCATCATGGTCGGCGATTCAGACAGCTTCTTCCTAAACGAAGCAGTCTCGCTGCTCAAGGAAGACGTGGACCATCTGGTTGCGGCGAAGGAACAACCAAGCCAAACCGGATGGAGCGACGAGGCTCCCGCAGGACATCCACCGCCGCCGGAAGGGTACATCAAGGTGCTTCCCGGCTACGACCACGGCACGATCTTTCAGTCTCCTGAAATCCGAGCGATCGACCGGGAGATGCTCGACTATCTGAAGGATCTCGATTCGCCGCACAAGTAGCGCTGTTCTGGTGGGGGCTCGTGATACGCCACCAAGCCCTGACAGCTTCGGTTCGCCTCAGAGTGGCTTGCGGCTCAACTCGAAATTCAGCGGCTTGCGCTGCTTTTTTCCGGCCTCGACAGCCGCCGGAGTCGGCGCGGCAAATTCCACGTCGATGTTGAGCTTTCCGTCGCGCTCCGAATATCTACACCGCGCGACGTCGCCCGCATCGCGGAACGCATCGAAGCGGAGCATCGTCGGAGTCTTTTCGGCGAGCGCAAAGACCATCGGCTTTTCCTTTTCTTCCCACGCAACACCCTGCGCGGAATGATGGCGCAGACGCAGAAGGAGCGTTCCGTTCTCCTCTTGAATCGTGAGAAGCTCGAAGACCGACGCGTTTCCGTCTGGTTTGTTCCAGCGGAACATGCCGATGCAGTTGCGGCCATTGGGCTCGCTCCAGGTCTCTTCAACGAACGAATCGGCGCCCATCGAGCCCTGCCAGCAACCCTTCAGGAACGATGCGTCCGCAAGAGTCGCCGTGATCCCGTTTGCCGGCGCGGAGGCGCCGGAAGTTTGCGGAGTGGCCGGATCGGCGGCCCCGAACATCGCGGCACCGGCCGCAAGCGCCACGAATATCGCACCCGTCTGCATTTTCGATCGCATGTTCATGTTTGATTTCCAAATCGCAGTTGCGCACGCGGTTCACGACTTCTGAAGGTCCTGATACAACATGAGCGCGTTCCCGTCCGGATCGAAGAATGTCGCGAGCTTCACCATCCCCGGTATTTCACGCGTCGCGCCGTCGAACCGAACGCCCTGCTTTTCCATCTTCCCGCGAGCGGCTTCGATATTCGTGACGCCGAAGGTCGGCACCGGACCGGAACCGACCCGCGGCTTTTCGACTTCGGACAGACCGATGTTGACTTTCGAGACCGCGGTCGCGAGTTCGCACCAACCGATCTCCGCAACATCATAAAGCAGTTTGAAGCCGAGCACCCTTTCGTACCAGGCGATCGACTTCTTTCGATCGGTGCACTGGCAGGAAAGGGTGAGGCCCCCGTCGAACCCGAGGCCTTCGGACGCCGGTGCGGACTTTGGTGATCCCGTGGTGGTCATGGCTTGCTCCTGAGGATGAATCTTCAAACCAAAAAGCCCATCGACAAACGGAATATAGCCGCTATACTTTATGTGTCAATCCGTTTTTTGAATACCCGGTAAAAATGTCACAAGTCCCGGACACTCTCCTGCATCTCTTTGCCCGCCGGTGGTGCATCCCCATCCTGGCGGAGCTCAAAAGGAGCGACGGAAGCAAGTTCGTCACGCTCTCCAGGCGCCTCGGCGCAAGCCCCGTCGCGGTGCGCCAATCGCTCGACCATCTCATGGCCCTCGGCCTCGCGCAGCCGAATCCCGGCTACGGCCACCCGCTCCGGCCCGAGTACATCCTCACCGAATCGGGCGAAGCGCTCGGTCCGGCGACGGTCACGCTCGATCGGGCGATCACGCGCCTCGAACTCCGACAGTCGGCTCTGCTGCGCTGGTCGATGCCGACGCTCTTTGTGGTCGGCAACTCGCCGCGTGCAAGGTTTTCGGAAATCGGCTGGGCGCTCGGGCCGGTCACGGACAGAGCGCTCGCGCAGACCCTAAAAAAACTGCAAGCCGATCAAGTAATCAAGCGGCAGGTGGACGATTCGTTTCCTCCGGCGCCGCGATACGAGGTCGATCGACGCGGACGTCCTCTGCTCGAACCGTTGATCGAGATCGCCTTCTGCTAGCGCTTCACGCCGAGTTCCCAGAGCCAACGCGGAGCGGAAACCATTGCCGGCGTACTCGATCGGCGTGCGCAGCGAGAGCGAATTCAAACTCCGCGGCCACTTAGTCCTCCCAGATCCGCACTTCGAATCGGCCCTCGCTGTTGGCGCTGCCGCGGTACATGCCGGCGCTGCTGTAGGGCATCGCGATATTTCCGTGCGCATCGAGCGCGATCAATCCGCCGTCCCTGGGCTTGAGCCCCTTGAAGATGTAATAGTCGCTCGCCTCTTGCACGCCCTCGCCGAGCAGGCGCATGCGCGTCGCGACGCCGCTGGCGACAGCGTTGCGGATGAATTGCTCACCCGTTCCTGTGCAGCTCACCGCGACAAGATCGTTCGCATAGGTTCCGGCGCCGATGATCGGCGCATCGCCGACACGACCGGGCATCTTGCCGGTCATTCCGCCGGTGCTAGTTGCCGCGGCGAGGCGTCCCGAGGTATCGAGCGCGACGACCCCCACCGTTCCGTATTTCCTTGCCGCGGGAGCTTCGGTCACCGTGCGTCGCTTTTCGAGTTCCGCTTCGAGTTGCCGACGGCGGCGTTCGGTGATGAAATAGGAATTCGGAACCCGCTCCACACCCGCTCTTTCCGCGAAATCATCCGCACCCGGGCCGACCAGCAGCACATGCGGCGTTCGTTGCATGACGATCCGCGCGAGCGAGATCGGGTTCTTGACGGTAGTTACGCTCGCGACAGCGCCCGCTCTCGGCGCGCTCGCTTCGCTGCCTCCTTTTCCGCCGTCCATGATCGCGGCGTCGAGTTCGACTGTGCCGCGCTCGGTGAGCGTCGCTCCTTTTCCGGCGTTGAAGAGCTCATCATCCTCCATCATGCAGACAAGCGCTTCGCAAACATCAAGCGAGGATTCTCCCGCGGCAAGCCTCCGCTCGCCTTCGCGCAGAACGTTTTCCATCGCATCGCGATACGCCGCCTCAAGTTGCGCCGACTCTCCCCGATTAATCGCGCCCGCGCCGCCGTGAATCGCGATGGCCCACTGTGAAGCAGGCGCGGCCCTTGTGTTTGTATTCACCGAACACCCGCTCGCGATGAGAAGCAGAATCGCTAGGATGGTTCTGAACATGGGCGCAGAATACATCAACCGCTTGATGAACGTGAAGA
The DNA window shown above is from Phycisphaeraceae bacterium and carries:
- a CDS encoding isoaspartyl peptidase/L-asparaginase, with the protein product MFRTILAILLLIASGCSVNTNTRAAPASQWAIAIHGGAGAINRGESAQLEAAYRDAMENVLREGERRLAAGESSLDVCEALVCMMEDDELFNAGKGATLTERGTVELDAAIMDGGKGGSEASAPRAGAVASVTTVKNPISLARIVMQRTPHVLLVGPGADDFAERAGVERVPNSYFITERRRRQLEAELEKRRTVTEAPAARKYGTVGVVALDTSGRLAAATSTGGMTGKMPGRVGDAPIIGAGTYANDLVAVSCTGTGEQFIRNAVASGVATRMRLLGEGVQEASDYYIFKGLKPRDGGLIALDAHGNIAMPYSSAGMYRGSANSEGRFEVRIWED
- a CDS encoding VOC family protein — protein: MTTTGSPKSAPASEGLGFDGGLTLSCQCTDRKKSIAWYERVLGFKLLYDVAEIGWCELATAVSKVNIGLSEVEKPRVGSGPVPTFGVTNIEAARGKMEKQGVRFDGATREIPGMVKLATFFDPDGNALMLYQDLQKS
- a CDS encoding polysaccharide deacetylase family protein, whose protein sequence is MLSRPRVQFVYLHHVFDDEIEGFRNTLREIGSTHEFVTYSKAVELVYSGKIDRPYACVSFDDGLRTTLNASRVMDELGIKGCFFVCPAIVGEPDRRLVKRFAETRLHYPAMEVLSWGEIEDMLSRGHEIGSHTYSHPNMADVTAEQAIDELELSADVLRRRLGGVKHFAWPTGKWETFGALAGRAVFDAGYASCASAIRGCHLPRPMPAERREVCLRRDHIMGSWPIHHNMYFLARSALRESGNDYEWPSDWQSTVKHERRSARPVFPDMVSSLAMTSA
- a CDS encoding winged helix-turn-helix transcriptional regulator gives rise to the protein MSQVPDTLLHLFARRWCIPILAELKRSDGSKFVTLSRRLGASPVAVRQSLDHLMALGLAQPNPGYGHPLRPEYILTESGEALGPATVTLDRAITRLELRQSALLRWSMPTLFVVGNSPRARFSEIGWALGPVTDRALAQTLKKLQADQVIKRQVDDSFPPAPRYEVDRRGRPLLEPLIEIAFC
- a CDS encoding class I SAM-dependent methyltransferase; translation: MAQRLAVNRQARAKKRPSGLSGHGLVARDDFGVELSRQAGLYDDPVIYDLLHEPGTHSEARTLARVWKRVSAAAPRVALEPACGTGRYLERLARAGWIVRGFDLDANMVKFAMARLRELGANKSSAIRVWRDRFDTFGRRVRADSVGLAFCPINSIRHVASDAELVRHLRMIRRVLAPGGVYAVGISLSVYGAEAPTEDIWKSSRRGISVKQIVNYTPAAGRKTARERAERVDSVLEIRRGNKTEIRSASYSLLSFSREQWENAVARSGLVVIGIVNESAARFDPGAIGYAIWLLARPEHPLSVRGSGRSD